A genomic region of Haliotis asinina isolate JCU_RB_2024 chromosome 1, JCU_Hal_asi_v2, whole genome shotgun sequence contains the following coding sequences:
- the LOC137286555 gene encoding uncharacterized protein produces MIRAILLCCAITGIVKGAAVPVPQATTPRVCDDSLTATLPDAAFSASTDYSSKDPAHNYAPYRGKLGVNVDPNPQAYKVGSWVALDLDTKQWLQVDLPTPSVVRTVTTAGRDPDPVSGCCKQWVSKYTVQYSLDGATWTTVTDSTGAEKIFDGNTDSTTPVTNRLGCPVIAQYVRVRPVEWNNHIALRMDLNGCGIASGATTAGQSTDAPTTQTSVVAGQLSNGQCVSDCSTKVDGFYQSCQGCDVYVRCVNKQITDNNPCPPGTVWNDNIKFCDLNSPTCQGPTSPTTPGTTTTTMVAGQLSTGECVSDCSTKGDGFYQSCQGCDVYVRCVNKQITDNNPCPSGTVWNDNIKFCDSSSPTCQGPTSPTTPGSTTTTMAPGQLSTGKCVSDCSTKGDGFYQSCQGCEVYVRCVSKQIIDNNPCPPGTVWNDNIKFCDSSSPTCQDTTPTSTVASTITPVQTTPSSTVKVTIPSTTQPTTTPTPEPTTTPTRTTTTPTPKPTTAQTPRPTTVPTPTPTKPGVLMPNPYRCVKDCDGVPNGDYQSCRGCNIYVTCSSGLTYDGIQCPASTLWNDNTKYCDYTSPTCP; encoded by the exons CCATAACAGGCATCGTAAAAG GTGCCGCTGTTCCTGTTCCTCAGGCGACAACACCAC GTGTATGTGACGACTCACTGACGGCGACGCTGCCAGACGCGGCGTTCTCGGCATCCACAGACTACTCCAGCAAAGATCCTGCTCACAACTACGCTCCCTACAGGGGAAAACTAGGCGTCAACGTTGACCCTAACCCCCAAGCTTACAAGGTCGGCTCCTGGGTCGCCCTCGATTTGGACACAAAACAATGGCTGCAG GTTGACCTTCCCACGCCCAGTGTCGTGCGGACAGTGACGACGGCGGGACGTGACCCCGACCCCGTCAGCGGCTGTTGCAAACAGTGGGTCTCCAAGTATactgtacagtacagtctgGATGGCGCAACGTGGACAACGGTCACCGACAGCACTGGAGCAGAGAAG ATATTCGACGGCAACACCGACTCCACGACGCCTGTGACGAACCGTCTCGGATGTCCAGTCATCGCCCAGTATGTCCGAGTCAGGCCAGTGGAGTGGAACAATCACATCGCATTGAGGATGGACCTCAACGGCTGTGGCATTGCGTCTG GTGCAACTACAGCTGGGCAATCTACTGACGCACCGACAACACAGACAT CCGTTGTCGCAGGGCAGCTCTCCAATGGCC AATGTGTTAGCGACTGCAGCACTAAAGTTGATGGCTTCTACCAGTCCTGTCAGGGCTGTGATGTTTATGTCCGGTGTGTCAACAAGCAGATCACTGACAACAACCCTTGTCCTCCTGGGACTGTGTGGAACGACAACATCAAGTTCTGTGACCTAAATTCACCCACCTGTCAAG GTCCCACCAGTCCAACCACGCCGGGAACCACTACAACCA CAATGGTTGCAGGACAACTTTCAACCGGCG AATGTGTCAGCGACTGCAGCACTAAAGGTGATGGCTTCTACCAGTCCTGTCAGGgctgtgatgtttatgttcgATGTGTCAACAAGCagatcactgacaacaatcctTGTCCTTCTGGGACTGTGTGGAACGACAACATCAAGTTCTGTGACTCAAGCTCCCCTACCTGTCAAG GTCCCACAAGTCCCACCACGCCAGGAAGCACTACAACCA CAATGGCTCCAGGACAACTTTCAACTGGCA AATGTGTCAGCGACTGCAGCACTAAAGGTGATGGCTTCTACCAGTCCTGTCAGGGCTGTGAAGTTTATGTCCGATGTGTCAGTAAGCAGATCATTGACAACAACCCCTGTCCTCCTGGGACTGTGTGGAACGACAACATCAAGTTCTGTGACTCAAGCTCCCCTACCTGTCAAG ATACGACGCCAACGTCCACTGTAGCATCGACAATTACACCAGTACAGACTACACCTTCATCCACTGTGAAAGTCACTATACCTTCAACCACGCAACCAACAACGACCCCTACACCTGAACCCACGACAACACCAACACGAACAACAACGACACCTACACCGAAACCCACAACGGCGCAAACACCACGACCAACAACTGtgccaacaccaacaccaacaaagCCAG GAGTCCTAATGCCCAATCCATACC GGTGTGTGAAAGACTGTGACGGCGTCCCCAACGGAGATTACCAGTCATGCAGGGGCTGCAACATATACGTCACTTGCTCCAGCGGACTGACGTACGACGGCATTCAGTGTCCGGCGTCGACCCTCTGGAATGACAACACCAAGTATTGCGACTACACGTCACCGACCTGCCCCTAG